A region from the Canis aureus isolate CA01 chromosome 8, VMU_Caureus_v.1.0, whole genome shotgun sequence genome encodes:
- the ZNF316 gene encoding zinc finger protein 316, giving the protein MAAPRVTPDSPATQLAKAEDGLECGPAQEEEEEEEKGEEVEIEEEEEEEIMVEEGEDKEVVEEEEEGGRAGHVDQVEVELEEDEDVEDAVAEEQSLMLGTQERLSRGSDAKSPVLQEEALQAARGPATPRDEDLEDDEEEEEEEDEEEEEEEEEEDDDSLTAGSQGLVTFEDVAVYFSLEEWERLDTDQRDLYKDVMQENYGILVSLGYPIPKPDLIFRLEQGEEPWVPDSPRPEEGDIVTGVYTGAWFWTDDLEDHEEEEDEDFLAEVAEEENEPPGLWSAAYGVGDVPGTWGPDDSDSAQTPEGWGPDPGGLGGLAQGSEAKPFLSGREPGANLLAPWAFPTTVAAPVGRPETTCDVCGKVFPHRSRLAKHQRYHAAVKPFGCDECGKGFVYRSHLAIHQRTHTGEKPFPCPDCGKRFVYKSHLVTHRRIHTGERPYRCAFCGAGFGRRSYLVTHQRTHTGERPYPCPHCGRSFSQSSALARHQAVHTADRPHCCPDCGQAFRLRADFQRHRRGGGCAEAGSDGPRRELCDTVASAGPEEAEAEAGPEGPEEAEAGEADGEVEVEAREEAVAVGPTPGSKEDPEPDRRFLELGNGLGEGEGPSSHPLGFHFPVHPKSWLHPDGFPILGLPDFGERLQADGRPLSGPLGSRLALVEGAGLTCDPFGGGGPGGGGGGGLRAFAPAVGGLLAEPAPAALAEEESPWICSDCGKTFGRRAALAKHQRYHAGERPHRCADCGKSFVYGSHLARHRRTHTGERPFPCPECGARFARGSHLAAHVRGHTGEKPFVCGVCGAGFSRRAHLTAHGRAHTGERPYACGECGRRFGQSAALTRHQWAHAEEKPHRCPDCGKGFGHSSDFKRHRRTHTGEKPFRCTDCGRGFAQRSNLAKHRRGHTGERPFPCPECGKRFSQRSVLVTHQRTHTGERPYACANCGRRFSQSSHLLTHMKTHRSAAGAPGTAPAAPASKAEAPAKGPPGAGSGPGERGSTLLEFAGGTSFGSEATATFAGPSGAYEESIL; this is encoded by the exons ATGGCAGCCCCGCGTGTGACTCCAGACTCACCAGCCACGCAGCTGGCGAAGGCAGAGGATGGGTTGGAATGTGGCCCTGctcaggaggaagaagaggaagaagaaaagggggaagaggtggagatagaggaggaggaggaagaagagatcatggtggaagaaggggaggacaaggaggtggtggaggaagaggaggagggggggcgggcagggcacGTGGATCAGGTTGAGGTGGAGTTGGAGGAGGACGAGGACGTGGAGGACGCGGTGGCAGAGGAGCAGAGTCTGATGTTGGGGACCCAGGAGCGTCTAAGCCGTGGCAGTGATGCCAAGTCCCCAGTTCTTCAGGAAGAGG CCTTGCAGGCCGCCCGGGGTCCAGCCACACCTAGGGATGAGGACCTAgaggatgatgaggaggaggaagaagaggaagacgaggaagaggaggaagaggaagaggaagaggatgacGATTCTCTGACAGCTGGATCTCAG GGGCTGGTAACCTTTGAAGATGTGGCTGTGTACTTCTCATTAGAGGAATGGGAAAGGCTGGATACAGACCAGCGAGACCTTTACAAGGATGTCATGCAGGAAAACTATGGGATCCTGGTGTCCTTGG GATACCCAATCCCCAAGCCAGATCTGATCTTCCGGCTGGAGCAAGGAGAGGAACCCTGGGTCCCAGATAGCCCCCGTCCTGAGGAAGGAGACATTGTCACTGGCGTCTACACAG GGGCCTGGTTCTGGACCGATGACCTAGAAGAccacgaggaggaggaggacgaggactTCCTGGCAgaggtggcagaggaagagaacgAGCCCCCGGGGCTCTGGTCAGCTGCCTACGGCGTGGGGGACGTTCCTGGGACATGGGGCCCCGATGACTCTGATTCAGCGCAGACTCCGGAGGGGTGGGGTCCAGACCCCGGGGGCCTCGGGGGCCTGGCCCAGGGGTCGGAGGCGAAGCCCTTCCTGTCTGGCCGAGAGCCTGGTGCAAACCTGCTGGCACCCTGGGCGTTCCCTACCACCGTGGCTGCTCCGGTGGGGCGGCCCGAGACCACGTGCGACGTGTGTGGCAAAGTGTTCCCGCACCGGTCCCGGCTGGCCAAGCACCAGCGCTACCATGCCGCCGTCAAGCCCTTCGGCTGTGATGAGTGCGGCAAGGGCTTCGTGTACCGCTCACACCTGGCCATCCACCAGCGCACGCACACGGGAGAGAAGCCCTTCCCGTGCCCGGACTGCGGCAAGCGCTTCGTCTACAAGTCGCACCTGGTCACGCACCGGCGCATCCACACGGGCGAGCGGCCCTACCGCTGCGCCTTCTGCGGTGCGGGCTTCGGACGCCGCTCCTACCTGGTCACACACCAGCGCACGCACACGGGCGAGCGGCCCTACCCGTGCCCGCACTGCGGCCGCAGCTTCAGCCAGAGCTCGGCGCTCGCGCGGCACCAGGCGGTGCATACGGCTGACCGGCCGCACTGTTGCCCTGACTGCGGCCAGGCCTTCCGCCTGCGCGCCGACTTTCAGCGCCACCGGCGCGGAGGCGGGTGCGCGGAGGCAGGCAGCGACGGCCCTCGGCGGGAGCTTTGCGACACAGTAGCCTCGGCAGGGCCCGaggaggccgaggccgaggccgggcCGGAGGGGCCAGAGGAGGCGGAGGCTGGCGAGGCGGACGGAGAGGTCGAGGTCGAGGCGAGAGAGGAGGCAGTGGCGGTGGGGCCCACCCCCGGGAGCAAGGAGGACCCCGAGCCGGACAGGCGGTTCCTCGAGCTGGGCAATGGCCTGGGGGAGGGCGAAGGACCCTCTTCGCACCCCCTCGGCTTCCACTTTCCCGTGCACCCCAAGTCCTGGCTCCACCCGGACGGCTTCCCAATCCTGGGCCTCCCGGACTTTGGGGAGCGGCTGCAGGCCGACGGGCGCCCCCTGTCGGGACCCCTGGGGAGCCGGCTGGCCCTGGTGGAGGGCGCAGGGCTGACCTGCGACCCTTTCGGCGGcggcgggccggggggcgggggcggcggtgGGCTGCGCGCGTTCGCGCCGGCCGTCGGGGGGCTGCTGGCCGAGCCGGCACCCGCCGCGCTGGCGGAGGAGGAGAGCCCGTGGATCTGCTCCGACTGCGGCAAGACGTTCGGGCGCCGCGCGGCGCTGGCCAAGCACCAGCGCTACCACGCGGGCGAGCGGCCGCACCGCTGCGCGGACTGCGGCAAGAGCTTCGTGTACGGCTCACACCTGGCGCGCCACCGCCGCACGCACACCGGCGAGCGGCCCTTCCCGTGCCCCGAGTGCGGCGCGCGCTTCGCCCGCGGCTCACACCTGGCGGCGCACGTGCGGGGCCACACGGGCGAGAAGCCCTTCGTGTGCGGCGTGTGCGGCGCGGGCTTCAGCCGGCGCGCGCACCTGACCGCGCACGGGCGCGCACACACGGGCGAGCGGCCCTACGCGTGCGGCGAGTGCGGCCGCCGCTTTGGGCAGAGCGCGGCGCTGACGCGGCACCAGTGGGCGCACGCCGAGGAGAAGCCGCACCGCTGCCCCGACTGCGGCAAGGGCTTCGGCCACAGCTCGGACTTCAAGCGGCATCGGCGCACGCACACGGGCGAGAAGCCCTTCCGCTGCACGGACTGCGGCCGCGGCTTCGCGCAGCGCTCCAACCTGGCCAAGCACCGGCGCGGCCACACGGGCGAGCGGCCCTTCCCGTGCCCCGAGTGCGGCAAGCGCTTCTCGCAGCGCTCGGTGCTCGTCACGCACCAGCGCACGCACACGGGCGAGCGGCCCTACGCCTGCGCCAACTGCGGCCGCCGCTTCTCGCAGAGCTCACACCTGCTCACCCACATGAAGACGCACCGCAGCGCGGCCGGCGCGCCCGGCACGGCGCCAGCGGCCCCTGCGTCCAAAGCCGAGGCGCCCGCCAAGGGGCCGCCGGGCGCGGGCAGCGGGCCCGGGGAGCGCGGCAGCACCCTGCTGGAGTTCGCGGGCGGAACAAGCTTCGGCTCGGAGGCCACGGCCACCTTCGCGGGGCCCTCGGGCGCCTACGAGGAGAGCATCCTGTGA